A genomic region of Herpetosiphonaceae bacterium contains the following coding sequences:
- a CDS encoding branched-chain amino acid ABC transporter permease, which translates to MNITLLLQQILNGLAIGGVYAIFALGYTLVFSILRIINFAHGAVFTLGAYFTYVLIGSRFGFNGVLANLAVPISLPFPVALLLGAILAGLCSVVVERLAFRPLRARGADPLLTLVSSLGVAVAIVNLIQYLVGAEIYTFPARILGGLPVAINFGSDTRPVPVRTVQIIIFAVSMVIVVLLTYLINGTNVGRALRAVSEDATTASLLGINTDRLILLTFFLSGFLGGIAGTLVGMSVSIAGPYFGIAFGLKGLAVIVLGGLGDIPGAVLAGFIIGLAESFVPAQYVAYKDAVAFALLFIMLLVRPQGLLGRAVVQKV; encoded by the coding sequence ATGAACATAACCCTGCTCTTGCAACAAATCCTCAACGGCCTGGCGATCGGCGGCGTGTACGCGATCTTTGCTCTGGGCTACACACTGGTCTTCTCGATCCTGCGCATTATCAACTTTGCTCACGGCGCGGTCTTTACGCTGGGCGCATACTTCACCTATGTGCTGATCGGCTCGCGCTTCGGCTTCAATGGCGTGCTGGCGAATCTGGCTGTGCCGATCAGTCTGCCGTTTCCGGTGGCCCTGCTGCTGGGCGCGATCCTGGCCGGCCTGTGCAGCGTGGTCGTGGAGCGGCTGGCCTTTCGTCCGCTGCGCGCGCGCGGTGCCGATCCGCTGCTGACGCTAGTGTCAAGCCTGGGCGTGGCCGTGGCGATCGTCAATCTCATCCAATATCTGGTCGGCGCGGAGATCTACACCTTTCCGGCGCGCATCCTGGGCGGCCTGCCGGTCGCGATCAACTTCGGCAGCGACACTCGTCCAGTGCCGGTGCGCACGGTCCAGATCATTATCTTCGCGGTTTCGATGGTGATCGTGGTCTTGCTGACGTATCTGATCAACGGCACCAACGTCGGTCGTGCGCTGCGGGCAGTCTCCGAGGACGCCACGACTGCCAGCCTGCTCGGCATCAACACCGATCGGCTGATCCTGCTGACGTTCTTTCTGAGCGGCTTCCTGGGCGGGATCGCTGGCACGCTGGTCGGGATGAGCGTCAGCATCGCGGGGCCGTACTTCGGCATCGCGTTCGGGCTGAAGGGCCTGGCAGTGATCGTGCTGGGCGGCCTGGGCGATATTCCGGGCGCGGTGCTGGCCGGCTTCATCATCGGCCTGGCCGAGTCGTTCGTTCCGGCGCAGTACGTCGCGTATAAAGACGCGGTCGCGTTCGCGCTGCTCTTTATCATGCTGCTGGTCAGGCCGCAGGGCTTGCTTGGCCGCGCCGTGGTGCAGAAGGTGTAG
- a CDS encoding universal stress protein: MLKLLIYIDGSVASQQAVEYIAPITRDPDVTVTLLTAMQDTVRAADLFGRMAGKLFAPAIRHVNAVEEADSALLNEARAGDYDLAVFGPMRERWSRWMLLRPRSSLSAQLPISSLLVRGTAEHIERVLICAGGDESVIVDARLTARLARRTGANATVLHVLSQMPMVFGVRSPHERVTEAFAATGSPEIVNMYAAVDVLREVGVRAEIKVRVGLVIEEIVAELQEGQYDLLVIGAHRSQTLVERLLLEDVTKDILGQSPVPVLVVKAVHV, translated from the coding sequence ATGCTTAAACTGCTGATCTATATCGATGGCTCCGTGGCGAGCCAGCAGGCGGTCGAGTATATCGCGCCGATCACCCGTGACCCGGATGTCACGGTGACGCTGCTGACGGCTATGCAGGATACGGTACGCGCCGCCGATCTCTTTGGCCGGATGGCAGGGAAGCTCTTCGCGCCCGCGATTCGGCATGTCAACGCGGTCGAGGAGGCCGATAGCGCGCTGTTGAATGAGGCGCGGGCGGGCGACTACGATCTGGCCGTGTTCGGCCCGATGCGCGAGCGCTGGTCGCGCTGGATGCTGCTGCGGCCCCGGTCGTCGCTGAGCGCGCAGTTGCCGATCTCGTCGCTGCTGGTGCGCGGCACCGCCGAGCACATCGAGCGCGTGCTGATCTGCGCTGGCGGCGATGAAAGCGTGATCGTCGATGCCCGTCTGACGGCGCGGCTGGCGCGGCGCACGGGCGCGAACGCCACGGTGCTGCATGTGCTCTCGCAGATGCCGATGGTCTTTGGCGTGCGCTCGCCGCATGAGCGTGTCACGGAGGCGTTCGCGGCAACCGGCTCTCCCGAAATCGTCAACATGTACGCGGCGGTCGATGTGCTGCGTGAGGTCGGTGTGCGGGCTGAGATCAAGGTCCGCGTCGGCCTGGTGATCGAGGAGATCGTCGCCGAGCTCCAGGAGGGCCAGTACGATCTGCTGGTGATCGGCGCGCACCGATCGCAGACGCTGGTCGAGCGGCTGCTGCTGGAAGATGTCACCAAGGATATTTTAGGCCAGAGCCCGGTGCCTGTGCTGGTGGTGAAGGCCGTCCACGTCTAG
- the glyA gene encoding serine hydroxymethyltransferase translates to MAHALSALQHQDPELAAAIAAEARRQRDGIELIASENYVSEAVLEAQGSILTNKYAEGYPGRRYYGGCQYVDVVETLAIERAKQIFGAEFANVQPHSGAQANMAIYLAALKPGDTILGLKLDQGGHLTHGHPLNFSGMYFDVHYYGVDRETERIDYDALLEIATQVRPKLITSGASAYPRTIDFERMRAIADAVGALLWADIAHIAGLVAAGLHPSPIPHAHFTTSTTHKTLRGPRGGLILSSQEIAETYNLNRTVFPGVQGGPLMHVIAAKAAAFGEALQPEWKDYQRRIVENARALADRLTQHGLRLVSGGTENHLMLIDLSRSQGTEEISGKKAEKALDEAGITVNKNTIPFDPRKPMITSGLRLGTPAVTSRGFGPSEMEQIADWIATVLRDIENAELQRRIAAEVRDLCAAFPVPAHARYAAIDLDKSAVGQGAQPASVPSPS, encoded by the coding sequence ATGGCCCATGCACTTTCTGCGCTACAACACCAAGATCCTGAGCTTGCTGCGGCCATCGCGGCTGAGGCCCGCCGTCAGCGCGACGGCATCGAGCTGATCGCATCCGAAAACTATGTCAGCGAAGCGGTGCTCGAAGCTCAGGGATCGATCCTGACCAATAAGTATGCTGAGGGGTATCCTGGGCGGCGCTACTATGGCGGCTGCCAGTATGTCGATGTCGTCGAGACGCTGGCGATCGAGCGCGCCAAGCAGATCTTCGGCGCGGAGTTTGCCAATGTGCAGCCGCATTCGGGCGCGCAGGCCAATATGGCGATCTACCTGGCGGCGCTCAAGCCCGGCGATACGATCCTCGGCTTGAAGCTCGATCAGGGCGGCCACCTGACCCACGGCCACCCGCTCAATTTTTCGGGCATGTACTTCGACGTGCATTACTACGGCGTCGATCGCGAAACCGAGCGGATCGACTACGACGCGCTGCTGGAGATCGCCACGCAGGTCCGGCCCAAGCTGATCACGTCGGGCGCGTCGGCCTATCCGCGCACCATCGACTTCGAGCGCATGCGGGCAATCGCCGACGCGGTGGGCGCGCTGCTCTGGGCCGACATCGCGCATATCGCGGGGCTGGTCGCGGCTGGCCTGCATCCATCGCCGATTCCGCACGCGCACTTTACTACGTCCACCACCCATAAGACGCTGCGCGGCCCGCGCGGCGGTCTGATCCTCAGCTCGCAGGAGATCGCCGAAACCTACAATCTTAACCGCACGGTCTTTCCGGGCGTGCAGGGCGGCCCGCTGATGCACGTGATCGCCGCCAAGGCCGCCGCGTTCGGCGAGGCGCTCCAGCCGGAGTGGAAGGACTACCAGCGGCGGATCGTCGAGAATGCGCGCGCGCTGGCCGATCGGCTGACGCAGCATGGCCTGCGGCTGGTTTCAGGCGGCACGGAAAATCATCTGATGCTGATCGACCTCAGCCGCTCGCAGGGCACCGAGGAGATCAGCGGCAAGAAGGCCGAGAAAGCGCTCGACGAGGCCGGCATCACCGTCAACAAGAATACGATCCCCTTCGATCCGCGCAAGCCGATGATCACCAGTGGCCTGCGGCTGGGCACGCCCGCCGTCACCAGCCGTGGCTTCGGGCCGTCGGAGATGGAGCAGATCGCCGACTGGATTGCGACGGTGCTGCGCGACATCGAAAACGCCGAGCTCCAGCGGCGTATCGCCGCCGAGGTGCGCGATCTTTGCGCGGCGTTTCCGGTGCCCGCCCACGCGCGCTACGCCGCTATCGATCTCGACAAGAGCGCGGTCGGGCAGGGCGCTCAGCCAGCGTCGGTGCCATCGCCGTCGTAA
- a CDS encoding ABC transporter substrate-binding protein, translated as MFRFVYRLMLLVVAMALLASCGSAPQTGTDTTGGSPAASGSPAASAAPAASAAPAASGSPATSAAPAATTGGTTASGEPIPIGVAVAQTSNVALLGQEQVVGAQIAEEFFNERGGVNGRPIKLIFQDTSGDEAGAINAFQTLINNNQVVAIVGPTLSQQAFAADPIAEQAKVPVLAPSNTAKGIPQIGEYIARVSAPVAVVAPNAVKAALDANPNIKKVAVFFAQNDAFSKSETVTFQQAVTDTFKLDLVTVQQFQTTDTDFTAQVTNALAAQPDLVIISGLAADGGNLVKQLRDLGYKGQIVGGNGLNTANIFPVCGAQCDGILIAQAYSYETANEINNEFRAAYKAKQTKEPPQFSAQAFAGVQVVVEALRELDTTSPLSSLALADLRNQLNQQILKGSYETPLGKISFTPEGEINQEQFYVAQIKMDPDGTNGTFVFVK; from the coding sequence ATGTTTCGTTTTGTGTACCGGCTGATGTTGCTGGTCGTTGCCATGGCACTGCTAGCAAGCTGCGGTAGCGCTCCACAGACCGGCACAGACACTACCGGCGGCTCACCTGCCGCGAGTGGCTCGCCTGCTGCCAGCGCCGCGCCTGCTGCCAGCGCCGCGCCCGCCGCGAGCGGCTCGCCCGCCACGAGCGCCGCGCCCGCTGCCACCACGGGCGGGACCACGGCTTCCGGCGAGCCGATTCCGATCGGTGTTGCCGTGGCGCAGACCAGCAACGTCGCGCTGCTGGGCCAGGAGCAGGTGGTCGGGGCGCAGATCGCCGAGGAGTTTTTCAACGAGCGCGGCGGCGTGAATGGTCGCCCGATCAAGCTGATCTTTCAGGATACCAGCGGCGATGAGGCCGGCGCGATCAATGCGTTCCAGACGCTGATCAACAACAATCAGGTCGTAGCCATCGTGGGACCGACGCTCTCGCAGCAGGCGTTTGCCGCCGATCCGATTGCCGAGCAGGCCAAGGTGCCGGTGCTCGCGCCATCCAACACCGCCAAGGGCATTCCACAGATCGGCGAGTATATCGCGCGTGTCTCGGCTCCGGTGGCGGTCGTCGCGCCCAACGCGGTCAAAGCCGCGCTCGACGCCAACCCGAACATCAAAAAGGTCGCGGTCTTTTTCGCCCAGAACGATGCCTTCAGCAAGTCGGAGACGGTGACGTTCCAGCAGGCTGTCACCGATACCTTCAAGCTGGATCTGGTGACGGTGCAGCAGTTCCAGACGACCGATACCGATTTCACCGCCCAGGTGACGAACGCGCTGGCGGCGCAGCCCGATCTGGTGATCATCTCAGGTCTGGCAGCCGACGGCGGTAATCTGGTCAAGCAGTTGCGCGATCTCGGCTACAAGGGGCAGATCGTCGGCGGCAACGGCTTGAACACGGCGAATATCTTCCCGGTCTGCGGCGCGCAGTGCGACGGCATTCTGATCGCGCAGGCGTACAGCTACGAAACCGCAAACGAGATCAATAACGAGTTCCGCGCGGCCTATAAAGCAAAGCAGACCAAGGAGCCGCCGCAGTTCAGCGCGCAGGCGTTTGCCGGTGTGCAGGTGGTGGTCGAGGCGCTGCGCGAGCTGGATACGACCTCGCCGCTCAGCTCGCTGGCGCTGGCCGATCTGCGCAACCAGCTCAACCAGCAGATCTTGAAGGGATCGTATGAGACGCCGCTGGGCAAGATCTCGTTCACTCCCGAAGGCGAGATCAACCAGGAGCAGTTCTACGTCGCTCAGATCAAGATGGACCCCGACGGCACCAACGGTACGTTCGTCTTTGTCAAATAG
- a CDS encoding CBS domain-containing protein has translation MWICSLRYAAQGIGAQPFRRAAWPIDWEREIDDGDRSYLDEAASDCCAGLETTTLPAARHLMQERHIRRLPVVNAAGELVGIVTEGDIGKISAAPATDVRDYNLYHRAADLPLRDFMTREVVTVTPDTPITTVATLLRDHRIGGVPVLRGRRIVGVITASDLFCYLIAGQDLEVQEVAAI, from the coding sequence TTGTGGATCTGCTCGCTACGGTACGCTGCACAAGGAATCGGCGCGCAGCCGTTTCGTCGCGCGGCCTGGCCGATTGATTGGGAAAGAGAGATAGACGATGGAGATCGTTCGTACCTGGATGAGGCAGCCAGCGATTGTTGCGCTGGACTGGAAACGACGACGCTGCCCGCCGCCCGGCACTTGATGCAGGAGCGACATATCCGGCGCTTGCCTGTCGTCAACGCCGCCGGAGAGCTGGTCGGCATTGTCACTGAGGGCGACATCGGCAAGATCTCGGCAGCGCCCGCCACCGATGTACGCGACTATAATCTATATCACCGTGCGGCGGATCTGCCGCTGCGCGACTTTATGACCCGCGAGGTCGTGACGGTGACGCCCGACACGCCGATCACGACCGTCGCGACGCTGCTGCGCGACCACCGCATCGGCGGTGTGCCGGTGCTGCGAGGACGGCGGATCGTCGGCGTGATCACCGCGAGCGACCTCTTCTGCTACCTGATCGCTGGACAGGATCTTGAGGTCCAAGAGGTTGCGGCGATATGA